In Castor canadensis chromosome 11, mCasCan1.hap1v2, whole genome shotgun sequence, a single genomic region encodes these proteins:
- the Myocos gene encoding myocilin opposite strand protein, producing the protein MAQKSSVDNTINLPYGDLASEVTRRRSNMAMREQMITKKNSDAEEIVSHLDTEEELSPGKVYPAVPPAPPPSPAENFTNCQASTT; encoded by the exons ATGGCACAGAAGAGTTCTGTGGACAATACCATTAACCTTCCCTATGGAGACCTAGCCTCCGAAGTGACCAGGCGCAGAAGCAACATGGCCATGAG AGAACAGATGATTACCAAGAAAAACAGTGATGCTGAGGAGATAGTCTCCCATTTGGATACAGAAGAAGAGCTTTCTCCTGGCAAGGTCTACCCAGCAGTGCCTCCTGCCCCACCACCTTCTCCAGCTGAGAATTTCACAAACTGTCAAGCAAGTACAACTTAA